AAAAGAGAGTGTTCTCAGTAGCTCCCACAGTGCTCACCTGATGCTGTCTTCTGGCCATCCCTGGCACGTGGCTGAAACTTGCAAGTACTTCCCCAAGGTTTGGTTACTTCCTGTTCCTCCTTCTTATTGATTGTCTGCAATTCCCTCAGTTAAAAGCGTGCATCCTTTATATTTTCaagtatatttagtttttcaaggGCTGTGATGGTGACACTGTTGTTGTGGGATCTGGATAATGCTTTTAAAGAGGAAGTCTGAAGGTCCCTTGTAGTAAGGTTTCAGGTATATTGATTGAATCTTTCACTTGCTTATGTGTAGAACACTTTGACATTTGCTTTTTAACTTCATTTGTTGGCTTGAAACTTCTtgggaaaagaaaacagtagagaagcatcttttaaaatgattgcCTAATTACTGGCATTTCATTCAAATCATGGCTTATTGTGGTGTATATTTAACATTCCAATGACGATATTTTGCTTTTCAATTCAGTCAATATGGGATGACATCAGTGATTTTCTGTAgtaaaaatatgcattttgtgATTCATTTCACCACTTTGGATTCTCAGACTTTACTTGTGCGGTTTATTCAAACAGTGGTTTTCCTTgtgaaatcatgtaagtaggaaCCATCTGGAAAGGTTACTGTGGAAACAGCAGGGGCTAGGGGGTGGGGCTAGAGAGCAAGAGATGCCATGACAACCTTTTCGGGTTTCCTGGGAAACATGGGTTGCTATGGGAACTGCATCAGTCAGGTCCGAATTAGTAACTTCTGCTGGAAGGAGTGTCTGCCACTTTAATCTTCTTGTGATATTGCAGAAGCTTATCTCTCAGATGCATTaggaaatttttttgtttctctcagCAGCACTGAAAACATCTGTTTCTAGACTTTGATAGATGTTAGCTGGAATGCATACAGAATTTCATAGGAATCTCTTAGTCTAATACTTTCGAAATGCTTAACAAGCCCCAAAGAGTTAAACTAATTAGTCAGATCGGGACATCTTGGGCATTTCCCTTAGTTCAAAGTTGTAGAGATCCTTAAAATTCCGGGAGGGGGGCTTCCAAATAGAAATTCCAgttgaaaagaaataaacttacGGTGGGTTTACAAGTCATTGTTCTAAATAGACTTTTCATCCACCTATCCACAGTGTTGGCAATTGAACTAAATATTCAATAATGTTGATGGGTCCATCAAACCAAAGCATCCTTTAAGTATGTGCCTGCTTTACTTAGTAAAGAAACAGCTGCCTTTGGATTCTGAGGTTAGACAGTTACTCTGTTCTTTAGTTTCATTTCCTTCCAGGATgtacagttttttgtttggttttctttttttgtctttttttttttttttttttttacggagCATGTGCTAAAAATCAAGTTTAAACTAAGTTTGTTGTTCGAAATATtaagagagggagacagaaaaaaaaaaggagagctgAGAGAATGCAGCCCACTTGCAAAACAGACACCTGTTTCAGTATGAAGCAGTAGGGAGAGGGAGAATGAAGTGTGCTTTCCACTTCTTCATGTCCTTTCCTTGATGAATGGTCTGGAAATGTATAAAACAAGGGCATACACAGACCAAGAGGGCACGTTCCACACAATACTGGGCACAGCATGTCACTTGTTTCATATATTAAACATCAGTAAATATCTTTTTGATGTTGACACAGGAGTTGGGATTATTGTTCGTGGTGCAGGTGGCCGTGGAATTGCCCGTTTTGAAGGGGGTCTGGGGGAAAGCGCTATGGTTCATACCCCCCTCTTCGATCACCATATACTCCGACTTACTTAGAGTCGAGTTACTCCTCGCTTTCCGGAGCTCCTCGGCTGAAGGGGAGAGGTGCTGGCAACTTCCCACGTGCAAGTACTGGGCTTGCTCTTCCCCTTCTGTCTCTCGGTGGTAGAAGTAATTGAAGTTGGAAACAATCACAGGGACTGGCAAAGCAATGGTCAAGACACCAGCGATGGCACAGAGTGACCCCACAATCTTGCCCCCTATGGTCACTGGGTGCATGTCACCGTAACCTACGGTCGTCATGGTTACCACAGCCCACCAGAAGGCATCAGGGATACTGCTAAAACCTGAAGTGGGGTCGTCTGCCTCCGCAAAATAGACCGCGCTGGAGAAAAGGATGACCccaataaagaggaaaaagatgAGCAGCCCCAATTCCCGCATGGAAGCCTTCAGCGTCTGCCCCAGGATCTGCAGCCCCTTGGAGTGGCGGGAGAGCTTGAAGATGCGGAAGACCCTCACCAGGCGGATGACCCTCAGGATGGCCAGGGACATGGCTTGCTGTCCATTGCCTTGTCGTTCAGCCAGCTCGGTGCCCAGAGTGATGAAATAAGGGATGATGGCCACAATGTCTATCAGGTTCATGATATTTCGCGAGAAGGTGGCTTTGCTGGGGCAAGTGAAGAACCGCACCAGCAGCTCAAAGGAGAACCAGATGATGCACAGAGTCTCCACCACGAAGAAGGGATCCGAGAAGCTGGAGGCTCCCGCGGGGGCCCCCGACGTGCTGTTGCTGGCCGTCTCGAACAGCTCCTGCGACGGCGAGGCGGTGTAGTACTTCTCATCGCGGAACTCGGGCAGCGTCTCCAGGCAGAAGATGACGATGGAGATGAGGATGACGAGCACGGACACGATAGCGATGCCCCGGGCCGGCCCGGAGCTCTCCGGGTACTCGAAGAGCAGCCACACCTGGCGCTGGAAATCTCGGCGGGGCAGGGGCCGCTCCTCCTCCCGCAGGAAGCCCTCGTCCTCGCGGAACTTCTCCATGGCCTCCTCGCCCAGCTGGTAGAAGCGAATCTCCTCGGAGAAGATGTCGATGGGCACATTGACAGGCCGGCGGATTCGGCCCCCGGACTGATAGTAGTAGAGGATGGCGTCGAAGCTGGGCCGGTTGCGGTCGAAGAAGTACTCATTGCGGAGCGGGTCGAAGTACCTCATGCGCCGCTTGGGGTCGCCCAGCAGAGTCTCTGGGAACTGGCAGAGGGTCTTGAGCTGAGTCTCGAAGCGCAGCCCCGAGATGTTGATGACCACGCGCTCCCCGCAGCAGTCCTGCTCGCCGGCGGCGGGCAGCGCGGGCGGCAGCGGCTCGTAGCGGtcgcagccgccgccgccaccgcagcCGCCCTGAGGCGGGTCCCCGCCGCCGTCGGTCGCCTCCGGCTCCAGCAGGTGGTCCCCGGGCACCACCGTCATGTCCGGCGGCAGCTCGGGGCCCGCGGCGGGTTCTGCGTAGCCGGGGTTCACCAGCGTGTGGGCGCCACCGCCGCCGCTCGCGGGGTGCTGCGGCGGGTGGGCGCGGTGGCGGGCTGagggcggcagcggcggcgagCGCAGGAGGCTGAGGTGCTCGTCCATGCGGCGGGGAACAGGCGGCGGCGCGGGGCCGGCTCGCTCCTCCTCGCGCTCCCCGCCCCTTCGCCGCCTCCGCCTCCCGCCGAGCCCGCCGCCTGTTGCTGTTGCTGTCGCTGCCGCGAGGCTCGGTCTGGCTCTGGCGCTGTCCGCCGGGCTCCTCCAAAGAGACGCCTCCtcagccctcctcctccctcccccgcgGGGCGCGCGCCCGCCCCTGCGCGTCCCCTCTGGATTCCGGCCCACCGCGCGGGTGCGCGCCCCGCTCCCCGGGAGCCGCCCGGCCCAGCTCTTCCCCGCCGCCCTCCTCGTCCCTCTGGGTCACCGGAACGCCCACATTTTGCACTTCGGCGTCCCCACGGAGCCCTCGCCCAGCCCAGGCGGCCCCTTCTCCGGCCCCCCGAGGCCCCGTCGCCGTCGCGCGGCTTCCCGATTGGCCCTGGGCAGCACCGCAGCCTGCGGACGCAGGCCTCCTCGCCCCGCAACATCCACCTGGGCCCCCCGGGGAGGCGGGCTCCGCGGTGCCGAGGTGGCCGAAGGCGGAGGCGGGCTAGGAGGGAGGATGGGGGTTTGCTCTGGGGCCGCCGCGGTGTCGAGGCAGAGAGTGGCAGGCCAGGTGGGCGCCCTGGGCAAGAGTCAAGCCGGGTGCCTGCATCCTGAGCCCACTCGAGGGTGAAAGACCGCCAGGCCGGGAGGGGTCTATCTAGATAATTTCGCTCCTGTTTGGATGAGAAGCCCAGCGGAGTAATGGGTACTGAGGAGTTTCGCACCTGGAGTCTGAAGAAAATGGTCATTAAAGACATTCAGGGGCTTCACTTCTGCAGTGGATAGTTCACACTACCTTTCTTAGCTGAGATTTCAGCCATTAGGAAGAATCAAGAACCCAGTTTCTGGTTAGGTTTGGCGAGGGCAGTCTGGCCTTTTCAGTACAGTGAGTTTCCTATTGGTGCAAAagtaagaggaaaatgaaaaaggaaattcaCATCTCCAGTCCGTAGTGGGAGGGACGGGAGCCAGACCAGTACCTAGGCCGTGCCTGATGTTCCACCGCTGGCCTTGCCGTAGGGCATTGGTCACGCTCTAGTTGTTAAACTGGGAGAACAGTCATTCCACAACTTGTATCTCTGTTGCTTGATTTTGGCTTGGAGATAATAACTAACAATTGTCCCCTTTGAACCTAAACTATTTCTTTAAATTGTTGTGGGCACACTGAACACAATTTCTGTTTCCAGACGTTTTAGCAACTCCAATTTAGAGTCAACCCTAggcttaaaaatgtgttttcGATGGTATCATTCAAa
This genomic stretch from Kogia breviceps isolate mKogBre1 chromosome 1, mKogBre1 haplotype 1, whole genome shotgun sequence harbors:
- the KCNA3 gene encoding potassium voltage-gated channel subfamily A member 3; the protein is MDEHLSLLRSPPLPPSARHRAHPPQHPASGGGGAHTLVNPGYAEPAAGPELPPDMTVVPGDHLLEPEATDGGGDPPQGGCGGGGGCDRYEPLPPALPAAGEQDCCGERVVINISGLRFETQLKTLCQFPETLLGDPKRRMRYFDPLRNEYFFDRNRPSFDAILYYYQSGGRIRRPVNVPIDIFSEEIRFYQLGEEAMEKFREDEGFLREEERPLPRRDFQRQVWLLFEYPESSGPARGIAIVSVLVILISIVIFCLETLPEFRDEKYYTASPSQELFETASNSTSGAPAGASSFSDPFFVVETLCIIWFSFELLVRFFTCPSKATFSRNIMNLIDIVAIIPYFITLGTELAERQGNGQQAMSLAILRVIRLVRVFRIFKLSRHSKGLQILGQTLKASMRELGLLIFFLFIGVILFSSAVYFAEADDPTSGFSSIPDAFWWAVVTMTTVGYGDMHPVTIGGKIVGSLCAIAGVLTIALPVPVIVSNFNYFYHRETEGEEQAQYLHVGSCQHLSPSAEELRKARSNSTLSKSEYMVIEEGGMNHSAFPQTPFKTGNSTATCTTNNNPNSCVNIKKIFTDV